The genome window AATGGAGGTACCTTGTGGGGATGGGGAATTGAGTTTTTCTGCAGATTGCCAATACAACCTTAAAGTATATTCTGATCCCTTGGGAAGATCAAACACGCATCTGCCAGTATAGTCAATCTCCTCCCCAGTCTTAAATATGGCAGCACTTGCTATTATCTTGCTACTTTATGAGACAAGTGCTTGCAAAATAATTCTAGTCATGCTTTGTCTTCAAGGCAGTTGGCCGAGTAGGCCAAGGAGCAGAAATTGCTCTACCTCTTAACAGCAGATCTTGCAAAGTCTAGCCAGGATGAACGGGAAGTTCCTGTCCCCCCCACCTCTAGATCTCTAGGCAATCTTTTCCCCTTCACTAGAATATAACCGTCATGATTCCTGATGGAGTTGATAGTTGGtaaccaacatctggagggttacgGATGCCCACCTGTGCATTTTTGAAAAGACAAAAAACCCAAACTGGGTTTGGAAAGACATAGAAATCTCACTTCAGTTTGATTTTTGTTGCACTCCTGTATTTGACTCTCATTTCACCTCCACTACAGGCCTCTTCATCGTGAatttttcctccttgttttatACACAGTCCAGGCAAAGATTAATCATTTAAAGCCTTATTAAGGAGAGCTGGGAAGCAAGAGCATGTTTACTGATTTGTTTTGAGTGAAAGTGAACATGAATTCACACCTGGCAATAAGGTAAAGTTTCAGGGTTttgggggcggggcggggagcAAGTCTCACTGTTATATTATATTGCATAGCTCATTTTGTGTTTCTGCTTAGGTTATCAATTATGTGATATTAAAGACTGAGCTCTTCCACATTCTGCCATCCCTCTTCCTCCTGAAAATTACAATCTTGTCCGCTGACATTTTCTAATTCTTCCATCACACTGCGTGAATCTGTCTGCCTTCGCTATTTAAACTGGAGAGCCGCTGTTGCATTACTAAGCTTTTATTGCCACCTAGAGACCATAGTAGTAGCAGCAGAGTATCAAAACATGCTAGACAAGTATCATTGGGTAGCAAAAGGTGTAGGCAGAATCTTCAGCATCCCTCTGGactattaaaaaaatcattattaggAAGTGCACGCTTATAACTATGGAAATCTGTGGGGGAACTAAAGATCACTTCTTTCAGATCCTCACTGCAGGTAAGGAGCTTCGTGGCACGGTGActgaactgctgtactgcaaaaAACCCtcctcacaacctggggttctatcccaggtagccagcccaaggttcactcagccttccatccttctgaggtcagtaaattgagttccCAGCTCACTGGGCGGGgtggggcagtgtgtagcctgcataattaaactgtaaactgcccagatattgttttaagcactatggcgcagtatataagcagcagactttgcttctttttttcccttttagctACAGGTAATTGTCCCACCACCAGTGCTGAAGAAAAACCGAAAGCCAATCTGATTTGCTTTTGTACCTGGAATAGGAGGAGGTGCCATCTCCCCCCTGCCTCAGGTGGCAACATGTCTTGGGGCAGCCTtgcctttctttttgtctccatgTTGTTTCAAAGTCCAAGATACATGTTTTACATCTCTCAAGACACTTGCCTCCTGCCTGAAACAACGATCTTTCCCAGCAAGCTCTTCCTGTGAGTCTGAGGAAAGAGAAGACAAAGGAAATGCTAGCTGGGAAATACTGGTGAACAGCTGGGGGGAAATCACTGTCGTGATATAATATGCAGTTTTTGCAGGGCAAGCGTAAGACTTCAAGATTAGTTCCAGAGAAACAAGACAGATAAtaaaatcatggagttggaagagatcTCAAAGGTCAGCTGGTCGCAACTGCCTCCAGTGCAGGAATTCTaaagtatgtgtgtctgtgttatGTGTcgtgcactgtcaagtcagaatcgacttatagcgaccctagtagggctttcaaattaagtgagatatttaaagaaaggCTTTACCACTTTCACATaaccagtgagtttctgtggtttAGTGGGGCACAGAACCCAAGCCTCCTAAGTCCTATTTTGTCCCTATgatctactacaccacattggttaTGTGCATGTCTCTATATCTGTAcaaacacaatttttttcttaTGAAAGCTACGCAGGACTGGGCTCCTAGCAGGAAGTTCCTTACGATCATCAGaaattctgtttcttccttctattttggtttttccaAAAGAGAGTTGTCTACATGAGCCCTCCGTACTATAATAGAAAATAAGGTTGTCTGTGTTCCTACATGTGACAGCTATATATTACTCCAGTACCAGAAGCAGCTTTGGTCAACAGTGTGAACAAGCTGTTGTCCTGCCTTGCTTGTGGTCTCTTCtgggggcttcctgggactgtgcagcttgcccaacacTACACTCTTAGGAGGCAAAGTTGGGAATTGAAGACctagcctctggttccacagccagaaacctacaCAAGACATTAATGGGAGTTTCTTATATGCATGCCCTGTCATGCAAGTCTTCTTTGCAACATGCTGCACCTTTATGTATTGTTAATAAAGTTGTTGGGTTTAGTTGCCCTCCATTTACTCTCTTAGAGTTTACACAGCTTTGCTCTTCAAGTCCATGAGCTGTAGTAATACAGTatcttcagaaagaaaacattaccAATCCGTCCCCTCTCCTGAAAGATTCTAAGGCTTCCATGGGGTCTGTTTGGTCATAGGAAAACCATTGGGGACCACAGAGTGGGGGAATATTTCTGAGAATTGGTGCCATTGGAAAAGTCACCCCAATGGGAGCAATTTCTGAAAATAGAAGGCAACCTCCAATGGCTTCCTCATGATGAAAGAGATTCTACAGGAGCCTTGTGATCTCTGGGTATGGCGGGAAGCACTGGAAATGTTTTACTTCTGACAAGCTACGGTCACTGATGAcatcaccaaaaacaaaaggaactggtaacGTCCACTGGATCCAATTATGAAAGAGGAACCAAGGTGTTTAGaaattgtagaatcatagaataattgggttggaaggggcctataaggccatcgagcccaaccccctgctcaatgcagggatccaaatcaaagcagatctgacagatggttgtccaatttttttcttgaatgcttccagtgctggagagtgctcaccacctaccaaggtaattggttccattgtcatattgctctaacagttaagaagtttttcctgatactcagcctaaatctggcttcctttagcttgagcccattattatgtgtatTATCGCTGCTTTATTACAGTTTAAAACCTGTCCCCAAAGGTTTTATTACAGTTTAAAACTTGCCCGGACAGTTTATGGCCTTCTTCAAGGGCTAGACTAAGAAAACAAGTGGCACTACTGAACAGTCAAAGTGGGGCCCTACTAAACATTAGAAATAAAAGATCTGGAATTCCTCAGGTCATGCATTTCATGGAAAACAACCATCCTATAATGGATTTACAGTTCTGGGTTATAGACCCTGTCCACACAAGTAATGAGAAGGCTCTGTTGAAAAGGGAAATTGACTGGAAACTGAGACTGGCTACACTGGCTCCCCGAGATCTAAACAGAGGTGCATCTACTAGAAACTAATGACGCTTAAGCTTCAGGACTCCTAattctgaaagggccccagaagtaACTTTAGtccatatttttgaaaaaattgaAGAAtataacagtggttacccagaccttgtTGCTGGCTGTGAAGGGGCCCCCGTAAAAGTTCAAGCTTCAGGGTCCCCAAGATGTAGGTCTACCACCGGGTCTAAAAAAAGAACTATTTGCCCTCATTCTTTAGCAGTGCCACTTCTTGCATACATTCCCCAGGCCTTGCAGGCTGGTAGTCTGTGCAGTAATCAAGAGTGATCCTGACTAAGAGCTGCAGTAAGATAATATACCCATAAGTATGAGATCTTTCTTCTATTACATCCTAAGTAGTCTAGTGGGATTGTGAAACATACCAAAAAAGAGATTTAGTATACACTACATACCAAGGGTATGTATCAAATATAATGGCTACGTATGttaattaaatgtaattaataatgtTTTATGAATGTTCTTATTGTAAACAATGTATATTGAAGTTCTAGATAGTTGTATCTAATGTAAAAATGGTAAACTGAGATGCTGGGTTTGACTGTGATTATCATTGTGCCTCTTTAATGTATTGTCCCTCTTTGTTTTCTCTGTATAGCGCCTAAAGACAGCCATAAACTGTTCGGACTGAAATGCATTGggtttatttattacagttcTAAACTGTAACGAAGCTACAGTTGGAATGCATCCTGAGATTCTTGTCTCTCTGTCATAACCTGTTGACATCATCAGTTCCAGTCTGAAGAGGACTTCAGCCAGTGAGGGCCACCATGCTTTTTGGCTACAACAGTcctctattctttttttaaattcccagtCATACTAACTTCCTCGGGAAAATATCAGGTGTCATCACGgagattctaacttatggcaactgcTTCCAGTTTTCTATGTGGAGAAGCAGAATTACCATTTTCTTCTGGGGAGTTCTCTGGGATCATGTCGTTCAAATTTCATTGAGAACTTCTGCTAGCATTAAGAGTAGCTGCACAAACTGTGGTGGTGAATATCTGCATTCCTATTCATATGACTAGCATGTGACTAGGAACGTGAGTGCCAACATTATAATTAAGAGCAATTGGCCAGAGATTTACAAAATGACATCCACACCTGTGTAATTCCGCaaaaagctccttgccactgccTGACATGGTGACCTAAGCCCAGTTGTTAGTCCCGGCTAAAGTGGACACATTAAACAGTTTGTTGAATTACTTTTCAGCAACTAATTCAGCAGTCCACACCACCTGGAACTAACTACTGCATCTTGGttaataagtttaaaataaaatgcaaaaggcAATGCTCCTTCAAGGGGGAAATTAGGTTTCTTTTTCAGGTGTGTTCTCAGGCCACTTCTGCTGTCCTTCAGAACTTATTTTGCAATCTTGTGGAGAAAAATGATATGGATCCAATTTATGAGCTCTGGTATCAGTATTATTTCCACTGCTAAATGAAGCTGTAGTTATTAAGCGTTATGGAATGCTACCAcaataaataagattttttttttgctagacataatGCTGCCTCTGCATGTCTGAACCAAAGCAATAGCTTACCACAGACACACATCAGAAATACAGTGCGTCTAAGCTAGAGAAATGAGTCATCACAGTCATGATCTAGAGACAGCCTGTTTATATGCACACAAGAGACTGCACAGAGAAATTAGCACTTAGGGAAGCTTTTTATTAGCACATAAGCCTCCTCTTCCTTATCACTCCCTCtgcaacaaatatttatttatttatttatttatttatttatttgatttgatttgatttatatcctgcccatctggtctggtcgaccactctgggcggcttccaataaggtgtatacgaaaacataagaattttacaaactgTCCATAACACAATAATACTGTGTTATCAGCTATTTTTGTAACACTTGAAGAGGAGAAATGTACCATTTTAAACTCACCTCAACAAAGGAATTACAAGGCAATTATCATGCTGATCATTtgatataaaaatatacagtCTGATAAAGCATAGTACCATATGAGTGGTCAAAGGACAAGACAGCATTATTTTGGCTaaagcagggcaggcttcacaaaCCCCATGACATGGCAAGAGCTACATATTAAACATCAAATGCCTTCCcttttaggaaaaaagaaaaagctaatgATAAATTCACAGTTACTGTGAAGATACTCAGTGGAGCCAAGATGGAGACAGAGGAACACACAAGAGAATAGTCTACTTCACTGCAGATATTCAGCCCTGGTGAAGAAACCTTCCCTTGCAGTTTAACACAAACCTCCACATGGAATATGAAAAATGGCAGTGGATTAAGAAACTAAAATCAGAAGTAGgttttatatttatatagaaATGCGCTATTTCTGGAAATATGCAAATACTTGGGAATGGATCACAGCTGAAGAGCAGAAAAAGGTCCCAAGTGTAAACTCTGGTAACTCCAGTTCAAAAAGGATCAAGTAATGGCGATGAAAAAGACTTCTGTCTCAGATCCAAGAGAACTACTTACGGCCAGAGTAGACAACCGAATGCTGAAAGAACGAAGTAATCTGAGCCAGGATAAGATAGCTTTCCATGTTTATATTTAAACTCTAGCCAACAAAGGTCTCAGTACATACATCTCATTCTTGCAGTATGGGGATTTAAACAGATAATGATCAAAATCTTGTTTTTGACAATAAATTCTGcaagagtaggctcattgaatcattggggatttagtgagtcaacacttccataagttccactgagtcaaacaggcctactctaactgcaaataACTATGGAGGAGTAGACTTGCCCACTcttcattgagtcaatgggcccactctagtgcgatttactgtgctaagcaacaggattttggccaatgtcttgCCTGATGTTACTTGATCAATTttgtctaatttaatttaatctggCTTTGAAAATGGCAAATATGTTAAAACCGATGAAGGAAAAAGAGGTTCAGTGTGTTTACATGTGCTGGTCCTCATTTCTGAGAAGTTCACACTAATGCAGTTGCATTACTCTTCCCTGATGTGTTTTGTTGAGCAGGGGCCACCCCTTCACACAAAATGGATTCCTATATGGCAATCTTGTGGATACAAAAGGGCAAAATATGTTTTCATCccttttaaagagttttttttcaattttactCTGAAAAACAGTACTTTCACACAGAAAATTTCTGTGCCACTGAAGTATTCATGATCCTTTGATGTCATGTTTCTCCAGAGAAAGAGCGAACATTCTCTTCAGCACCagttaaaacactttttaaactaACTATCCCACAAAGGACAACTCGTGTGTCATCTGTGAGCATCCTAAAGTTGTTTGGCACTTCAGGAGAGTCCTAAACAAGTGCTTTCCTTTAGAGCACTCATGTAATTCTAGATATTAGACTAGAAACATTACAGCATTGCCTTACAGTAAGAACTTcacaaaaaacagagaactttgtgttttaaaaacactgcAGATTATAGACACTGAAAAATTCACAGTGACTTTTGGGGtagaaaaaagaaagccactttAATGCACTACTCAGAGACATGAAGCATATGATCTGTAGAACAAGACCAATTTCAGAAGGAGGAATATACCAAAAAGGCATCTTTCAATAGAAAAGTTAGGTCAATATGCAGCAGTATTGTACAGTACTTTCATTTTTTCTCCCCCTGTGAAGTAGTTGATCAGTTTAAAAAGTATGTGTATCTATTACACATGGAATGCTTTGAAAGCTGATTTCTGTTCCAAAGTGATTTGGAATTAGATTGTGAAAGTTAATTGGCTAACAGCACAATATCCAAAAGGACTTGGCATTCACATAATGCTATCAATGTCCCAGCTCAATAGTTTGCCCTATTAAACCTGCATTTTTGAAACACAGAGTAGTCTCTTTGTCTACCCTGGTAACATGAATATttcactgttttatttatttattgttgcatTATGAAAAAGATTGTTTCTCAATAAGCAGAATATATAAAACATTTAGCAGTCATATGAAATTTAAAGAAAGATGGTATTTGTCAAAACGGAGATGCAATGAGAATTACATAGATTGAAAGGCAGGCagtgaaagcaaataaataactGTTTCAATGTTAGATAACTTCTTAGTGTTTGTCAACATTTGAACTCTCAGCACCTTGAAATACGATCACTTTAACACGCACAATCCTAGGGCAATGCTAATTGCTGCAGCATAGAAACCGGAATGGAAGGAGATCAGGCATAGTTGCAGGCTATTCATATAAGCAGCCAGAAGGAGCATTTTCAACAGCAGCTGTTTTACAAGACAGTCAATGAGCTCATGTAGTCAGGAAAACCTTCTGAGAGTTCTCATTTGTTCATCCACCCGAAATTAGTGCATTgtacaaaagttaaaaaatacTTCTGAGTTTCAATTAGCTGCACTTGATTCAAGTGTGGCTCGTGGAGGTTTCAGACGTTTTAAGTTAAACCACGTTGCTACCTCAGCAGTCAAGTGTACCACAAAGGGATCTGTCCAAAGGATAGGCATTGTTTTCTCTCCCAAAGTTATCTCACTCCAATTCGGGAAGTCATCCATTCCAGACCTTGGCATAatctggaggagggagaagatgaaAACTCAAACTTTAGTAAAGAGAAAGGGTGTAAATCCACTGTCTCCATTTTAACAGACTGCACTGATTTGGCTTCCAATTCACAAAACGTATTTCAAAATATAGcttttatattcattttaaaaacgaGGATGTTTTGAAAGACAAGCAATGTCTGCATATCTATACAGTAACATGAAAAACTACTCTGGAGACTTTACTGAAAGCTATCTGGGAGCATTATTAGACAACAATACAGCTAGCCTATGTAACATGAGAATGATGTCTGTCCTTCTGCCTTTGGTTCAAAGGGCATGCTACATAAATGGAAGTCCCTTCAATTTGTGCCAACAATTTGCCAATGAGGAGTGATTTTCCTCTTTTACTGTTAGTTCACCCACCCCTCCATTTTGGGAAAGGGAGCAAAAAAACATTCTGGAAAGGAGATCAGGATCAAAGCCCACTGTATTTAAACTGGTGCTGTATGAGAATTCATACGTTTCTGCATGTACATTTTTCCAGTTCAAGCACATAATCAGGACATAATTGTagacaaaaaaaacaccctatttttttttctccaacatGTATATACAAAGACAACACCTTGCAGACACAGtgctgtattttaaaagagatgGGCAAAGTGTACCTTCCAGAgtgatggactgcaactcctagcatGTCTGACTATGCTGTGAGCTGCATTCCAACTACATCTTCAGGGTAGCATTTTGATAATCCCTAGTGACAGCCTATCACTATAATGTGGGCAACACCTAAGTACAAGGAAGCTGTGGAGACAGCCAAATGAGTACTGATTAATCAGCGTTTCCTTTAATAAAATGTTTCTAATTCTCATGCTTAGGAGTAGAAGCTGAAAagtggggtgggttttttttttaagatacagAAAGTAGAAAGCTGTGCAGAACGTAGATCTTCTCATTACACTGTCATTATTTTGAAGTCCAACTTATGACCAAGCGCTGCTTTTCTACATTTCCAGGGAAGCAATACCAAGGCTCTTGCTCAttccagaaaacagaaaagaacagctggctaggggggaaaaaacctattACTAAACCAAGAGGAATTATTCCACATAGGACACCATTCTCAGGCTCTACTGCTTAATTTTAGAGCGCTACAGTGATTTTTATCCTATTAGACACAGGTGGAGATACACTATGCCCAGGTCTAGCACGTCATTTTCCTGCCCGTGCCAAAACAGCAAATGGCAACCCCTTCACCAAAGTTAAGCTGTTAAGTAAACCAGCCAACTTATTCTGGCTcctgaggtttaaaaaaaatctcacaattgcttttcctttcctagaagttttaaaaaaaatacagcaatgaAATAAGGGTGGCAAAATGAGTTGCGCTTTGAAGACagccaaaatctgctgcctgatgaTAAAACCAGACTTGACtctgcaagtaaaaaaaaaaaaagctataatGCCAAAAGTTCTGGGTCAGGCTGTTCCCTAGTATGCTAGTTTTTCTTTCCTGTCCTCCCTCATGACATGCAGGGATTTGTTTTATTAGGGAAGCATTCCGGAATAAGATCTACTGgccttttttttattatttcagaatATTACCACCCCATTCTGCTCCATGTGTTAAGCAGGCACCAGTTAAAGAACACTTCTCAGTTGAAAGGAAGTTTGCTGGAAAGATTTACAAATTATACAGGCAAGACTGCACACTTACAATGGTGATAGTGACTAGAAAAACACTGCTGAACAAAAAAATTCACTTGTGGAATTCCGCTGTCTTTTAAAAGAGCAATGTATGTGAACTAAGAATGGCTGGTGTTTCAACACAAGCTCATTTGAAAAAGTCTTTTCTGAAGTCAAAGCAGCAACAGGAGGTTTCCCGAAAATGTTGAAGCAGAAGCTTTTCTGATGCTAAATTGATGAAGATCGAATCTAGCGCATCTGATTTCTATCAtcattttccaatttttttctctaGCAGTCAGACATATTTGGATTGAACTATCTGACTGCCTGAAAAACCAGTAACAGATTATTCACAATGATGTAAACATCCTGCTCAAAGCTTTACTTGGACATTCCCTCATGGGAATACATGTGATTATTTAATACTGGACAACTCATCAAATACTACCTTCCACTGTAACTTTTATGAAAGAAGTAGAAATGAAATCCTAAGAATATCTAGCCTGGTGTTTATAAACAAGATattctgtttccccccaaaataagacctaacctgaaaataagccctagtatgatttttcaggatgcttgtaatgtaagccctacccccaaaataaaccctagttaagtgaaaccccaccctccaccattgtgcagcaaccagaagatgatgacatgcctgtatttgaataaatgcagattgttgtacatgaaaaaataaaaataaaacatcccctgaaaataagccctaatgcatttttggagcaaaaattaatacaagacactgtcttattttcagggaaacatggtagctagGGACCACTTTTAATTTTAAGTGCATCACTCCTTATCTGAGCAACTTCCAATATCagtgaaaattttaaaattaggATGCACTAATGTAAGCGTCAAACAGAAAAATCAGACGTTGCTAGCTTACCCCTCTCCTGTTAGTGCACAACAGGACTGAATATGCCAGGGATGATCTTTTATGGAACTAAGTGTGAGGTATTTGGAAATTTCAGCTGCTGTCATACAGCCTTTCATATCTTGCTTGTTTGCAAATATGAGAACTGCAGCTTTCCTCAAATCCTGTAAATGGTGGACAGAGTAAGAAAGAAGAAACTTGTGTTAAAGGTCTTAATAACTACTACTGTACATAATCTTTAACATTAGAAATAATAATGctacactcacacacatacacacaaaaacattttaTATGTTTCAGGCTTCAGTTTTATGCAGTAGTCATAAAACTCCCAACTGCACATACATGGACTGAAAAATGGTTCCCTCTATATTCTTTCTTCTGCAGCATTAACTTCTATCTCCACTTTAAGATTAATGGTAAGGAAATCCTATATAACCAAGGTTTGTGAGCACAATCCATTTCAGTGCGTACAGAATTCAGAAAACATAAAAAGTGAGTAAAGCTGCTGCATCAGTGTGCATTTTTGTGaatgtgcttatttttaaaaacagctgtgaTACAGAGGTGCTATTCCATGAGAAAGTACTTCAATTTGCAGCACTGATTTCTGACAACCTCCACCCCACTTTCTGCAGCCCACTGCCTTTCCCGCGATAGCAGAATTACTTTTCACTGATGCAACACTTCAGATCGAACCCAAAGTTCACATTCCTAGaatttacacaaaatacaagGCAAGTAAAATTCAAAGTACCTCGTGTGCCAACATTCTGTAGAGTTCTTCTTTTGTGATGGACAGTCTCTCGCGATCAATGCTATCAACTACAAGGATGATAAACtgtggaaaagaataaaaattgaacAAAGAACCAAAGGGACAAGTTTGCAAGTAGACAGAATCACAGACTATGATAAAACTGCAACCATATAGGTCTGTCACAGCAGAACAACTAAATGTGTTAGCTTTTTAGCAGCCAGAAGACTCTACTGTTTTATAGCATTATTCTTGTTTATAAGCCACTCATGGGTTGCCATGCAATGCATGCAGCCAGTGTTATTCTCATCATAACAACTGCAGAAGTAACCCAGCTAGCGCTTCTCTACCCCCTTGCAAATCTGACTGCTTCaaagctgagcagggagattcaTCATTCTGGCTCCTCGCTGGACTGGCCGActgcctggggaggtggggaactGCAGGCCAAGCTACTTCCATGATTAGCATAATGAGAATGACGCTGGCCGCATGTGCCATGTGGTCACCAATAACTGGACCTGCCAGTTCATGGAGGGAAGGAACTGGACTTCCCAGGAATCCGATACTCCCACGTCTAATCAGCACTAAGACCTCCTTCTGACAAAAGTGGGAAGAAATCACCTCCTATGGCTTGCAAAGATATCAGAGGCAAATCTCAAAGCACATTTCCATCACTTTCTCTTCAATTATTTCCCTTGGTCTCCCTCTTGgacttttaagtacagtattgctAGCCATATCAGCTAAAGCGGTAACATGATACTGATCCTGTGAGGCTCTTTGTACTATTTCCATGCATGGTTGCCATGACAGCTATGATAGATTAAAACGCCTGAAGCAGGTATAACATGAACCTACCTCTGTATTTGAATAATAGGTATTCCAGGAGGATCGTAAGGATTCCTGCCCTCCAATATCCCACATGAGGAAATGAGTGTTTTTAACTACAATTTCTTCAACATTGCTTCCTATGGTGGGAGAAGTGTGGACCACCTCGTTCATTAAGCTGAAAGATTGGGAGAAAGCAGTGTGATGAGCAAAATAGAGAATGCAGTTCAACAAAATATATAGGATA of Pogona vitticeps strain Pit_001003342236 chromosome 6, PviZW2.1, whole genome shotgun sequence contains these proteins:
- the ARL5B gene encoding ADP-ribosylation factor-like protein 5B isoform X3; translation: MGLIFAKLWSLFCNQEHKVIIVGLDNAGKTTILYQFLMNEVVHTSPTIGSNVEEIVVKNTHFLMWDIGGQESLRSSWNTYYSNTEFIILVVDSIDRERLSITKEELYRMLAHEDLRKAAVLIFANKQDMKGCMTAAEISKYLTLSSIKDHPWHIQSCCALTGEGLCQGLEWMTSRIGVR
- the ARL5B gene encoding ADP-ribosylation factor-like protein 5B isoform X2, with the translated sequence MNEVVHTSPTIGSNVEEIVVKNTHFLMWDIGGQESLRSSWNTYYSNTEFIILVVDSIDRERLSITKEELYRMLAHEDLRKAAVLIFANKQDMKGCMTAAEISKYLTLSSIKDHPWHIQSCCALTGEGLCQGLEWMTSRIGVR
- the ARL5B gene encoding ADP-ribosylation factor-like protein 5B isoform X1, which gives rise to MKHKVIIVGLDNAGKTTILYQFLMNEVVHTSPTIGSNVEEIVVKNTHFLMWDIGGQESLRSSWNTYYSNTEFIILVVDSIDRERLSITKEELYRMLAHEDLRKAAVLIFANKQDMKGCMTAAEISKYLTLSSIKDHPWHIQSCCALTGEGLCQGLEWMTSRIGVR